TTGATGTCTCTGAAAGCAAGCATTGTCATAGCTCTGCAACGCTGATGGCTCAAGAAATACGCCAACAAATTTTTGATGAATTAAATCTCACTGCATCCGCAGGCATTGCACCAATTAAATTTCTGGCAAAAATTGCTTCTGATATTAATAAACCTAACGGACAATTTGTTATTACTCCTGAGCAAGTTGATGATTTTATTTTGAAATTACCGCTTAATAAAATACCAGGAGTAGGTAAGGTAACATTTGCTCGCTTGCAAGAAATGGGGTTAGAAACTTGTGCTGATATTCGTCGTACAGATGTTATTTCTTTGGTAAAAGCATTAGGAAAGTTTGGACAAAACCTTTGGGAACGTAGCCATGGTATTGATGAGCGCGAAATTAACCCTGATAGACTTAGAAAATCGGTAGGTGTTGAACGGACGTTTGCCCACGATATTAATTCATGGGATGACTGCTTAGCATTATTAGATGGATTGTATCACGAATTAGAAAAGCGACTCACAAAGGTTAAACCCGATCTAAGGATCGCAAGGCAAGGCGTTAAGCTAAAATTTGATGATTTTCAATTAACGACGCAAGAACATACTCATCCTATTCTAGAAAAAGCCGATTTAATTAATATCGCTTACCAAGCATGGCATGAACGCCGAAATGGCCGAGGTGTACGATTAATCGGATTTCATGTCACTTTGCAAGATCCACAAATAGAACGACAACTTCTTTTAGCGCTATAAGAATTAAAAACCATAGCCGATCAATAGATTGGCTATGGCTAACGTAGTTAATTTATTCTATATGATCTTACCAGCGATAATTCATCGTTGCTGTCATTGTTCTACCTATTCCATAAAAGCATGCGGTATCACCAGCACAAGATGCAACATAATGTTTATTCGCAATATTATTCATATTTAATTGGATCTCAGCCCCTTTTAAAGAAGGTGATAATTCACCTAAAGAATAACCGATCATCGCATCATACAAGGTTACCGCAGGGACACTGATTGTATTTTTGGTATCACCTTGAGATACACCTACATATCTCACGCCAAAACCCGCTTTAGCCCCATTAAATAGCCCTGAGGTTTCATCATATTGACCCCAAAATGATGCCATATGCTTAGGAACTCTTGGTAACTCTTTTCCTTGTGTTCCAGCAATAATGGTTTCTCTGACTTCTGTATCGGTATAAGCATAGCTACTGATCAATGAGATATTTTCAGTTAATTGACTATTTACTTGTGCTTCAATACCACGACTTCTAATTTCACCAACAGGCTCAAAATAGGCTTTTTCGGCATTATAGTTAGTAACATTACGTTGTTGTAACTGATAAATAGAGAGCGTTGCTAATGTTTGCTGATTAGGTGTGAGGTATTTTATACCCGCTTCTAATTGACGTCCTTCACTTGGCTCAAATGCTGCACTACCCGGAGCTCTACGGGTTTGTAAATTAGGCTCAAAAGAGGTGCTGTAACTTATATAAGGTGAAACACCATTATCAAAAGCATATAAAAGACCAGCACGACCCGTTAGTTTATTATCATCTTGCTGATCATATGTGGTTGCTAAGAAGTCATGAGTTCGTACTTGCGCCCAGTCTTGGCGTAAACCTGCAAGTAATATCCAATTTTGCCATTGGATCTGATCTTGTAGATATAACCCGATTTGATCGCGTTTTTGCAACTGATCGGTTGCAGGTTTTTGTAAGCTCATATTAATCGGATAATTATAATTAGGATCACGCCAATCCAAATCGTACTCTGAGCCCATAGCTCGGCGTAAATTATCTTGATCTTTACTCCATTGATAATCAATACCCACAATCACAGTATGATTAAGTTTTGCAGTAGTAAAATCAGATTGTAAACGTGTATCTATCCCTAAAGTATCCGTCTCACGTTGTTCTTGTTGAGCTCTGCGTTCGAGCACATAAGGATTGTCTTTTCTTAATGATCCGAAAACAAGGTATTTATATTTTTGATTAATATGACTATAACGAGCATTTTGTATTATTTTGAGTGAGTCACTAAATTCATGTTCAAATTCATAGCCTACGCCATATTGTTGACGCCACGATTGGTGATAATCAGGATTGTTTACATCGAAATCAAAAGGAATAGTGCCTTCTGGTGTTTTTTTCACCGTACCATAAGCGGGTAAAAAGTTACGATAACCTGCCTCAGGCTCTTGCTGTATAAAGCTTAATAACGTTAAACGTGTTTGTTCATCAGGTAAAAAAGTAATAGCGGGAGCGAGGGCAAAACGCTCTTCTTTATAGTTTTTTATTTGAGTGTGTTGTGTTTTGGCAATACCATTTAGGCGATAAAGAATACGATTGTCATCACTTAATGCACCTGAAAAGTCGAATGCAGTTTCTGCCAATTTATCATTTCCAGCTCGTACTTGAATGTGGCGAATAGACGTTGCAGTGGGTCTTTTACTTGTCATTGCAACAAGGCCACCCGGGTTTACTTGGCCATAAAGAACAGATGCAGGCCCCCTAACAACTTCAACGCGCTCTAATAACCATGGATCAAGTGCCCCTGTTGATGATGAAGCTCCCATACCATAGCTTAAACCATCTAAGAAACGAGGTGCATAACTGTATCCACGAATAAAAACCTCGTCATTACGATTAGAACTTCCTCGATATTCGGTGAAAACACCCGGTGTATAGCGCAATGCTTGTGAAACGGAACTGACATCTTGCGCATCCATCTGATCACGAGTAATAACCGTAATAGATTGTGGCGTTTTTTCAATTTCAGTTGGTGTTTTATTTGTTGATAGTGTTTTTGTGGCAATAAAACCTGAAACAGGAGATTGTGGATCTTGTGATGGTTCAGCGGTGACAATTATCTTTTCAGATGTATTTTGATTAACTGTCGCATGAATTTGAACAGAGAGTAAACTTAAAGGTAAGGCGAGAATAACGCTAGCAACACAATTTTTGTTAGACACAATAGAACCCTTTGAATTTTTATTTTTTAATTTGAAATGCGGAAGGCATGAAAATATCACTCAATAAATATTAATACTAATGATAATGATTGGCATTCTATAAATTATATTCATTAAGATTACTTGTTTATTCCAAAATGGAATAAGACGGTTCTATATTTATTTTGTAAGGAATAAATTATGATACTTAAGGGAAATAGAGTGTGTATGGAGAGATAAATTATTTCTTTATGATAGCGTTAATAACAAAAAAAACCCGCCAATTAAGCGGGTTTCATTATGATATTTAAAGCGAGATTATTTAGCCGGGATCGCTTTTAAAATTGCTGTTAATAACTGCCAGTATTGACCAACACTTTTAACATGAACACGTTCATCTGGTGAGTGAGCACCACGGATTGTTGGTCCAATAGAAACCATATCCATATCTGGGTAAGGTTTTTTGAACAGACCACACTCGAGACCTGCGTGGATTACCATGATATTTGGCACTTTATCAAACAGTTGTTGATAGGTATCACGAACTAAATGCATAACAGGAGAGTCTGCATCAGGTTTCCAACCAGGATAACCGCCTTTGGTTTCGATATCAGCGTTAGCTAGTTTTGCTAATGCAGTCAGCATGCTGACAACATAGGTTTTTCCGCTATCAATCAGAGAACGGATTAAGCAAAGGATTTCTACTTTATCGTCAACAATACTAACAACACCGACGTTTAATGATGTTTCAACAACACCTTCAACGTCATCACTCATACGAATAACGCCATTTGGCATGGCATTAAGTAGGTTGATTAAGCGTTCTTGGCAGTCTGCCTTAAATACTTTCTTATCTGTTGTTGTATCAAGTAACTCGACTTTCAGATTTTTTTCAGCAATGGCTAATTCGCTTTTTAATAATGCTTCAAATTTCGCTTTTACTGTTTCTAGTTGGCTTACTTTATCTGCTGGAATTGCAAATACGATATTTGCTTCACGAGGAATAGCATTGCGCAATGTACCACCATGGAAATCAATTAGTTTTAGTGATAATTCTTCTGCATGACCAGCTAAGAAACGTGCTAATAATTTATTTGCATTACCTAAACCTAAATGGATATCACCACCAGAGTGACCACCATTTAATCCTTTCAGTACCAGTTGCTTAACAATATGACCTGTAGGAATTGCTTCGTAAGATAGGTTTACAGTGGTTTTAACATCAATACCACCCGCACAACCCATGTAGATTTCACCTTCTTCTTCAGAGTCTGTGTTGATAAGAATATCAGCTTGTAACCAACCCGGTTGTAAACCAAAAGCACCGTCCATGCCTGTTTCTTCAGTCATGGTTAATAGAACTTCTAATGGGCCATGTTTTACGGTGTCATCAGCCAAAACTGCTAATGCAGACGCCATGCCAACACCGTTATCAGCACCTAATGTTGTGCCTTTTGCTTTGATCCATTCACCGTCAACATAAGGTTGGATAGGATCTTTAGTGAAGTCGTGAACCGTGTCGTTATTTTTTTGTGGCACCATATCTAAGTGTGCTTGTAAAACAACTGTTTTACGATCTTCCATGCCTTTAGTTGCAGGCTTGCGAATTAAAATATTACCAACCGCATCGCGCTCAGCAAAAAGACCTTTTTCACTTGCCCATGAAAGAATGTGAGAAGCTAAAGCTTCTTCATGATGTGATGGATGTGGAATCGAACAAATTTTTGCGAAAATATCCCATAGTGGTTGTGGGGATAGAGTAGATAGTTCAGACACGATGGATCTCCTCTAACAGCATCTGTGTTATTAATAGCCTACCGCTTTTTTAAGGGTTAGCTTTATTATTCTGAGCGTTATACGCCAATATAATTGAGAATATCACTTTCTTCTGATGAATGCGTCATTCTATTCACATCTCTATCTAAGAAATTAGATCTCTATTTGTATTCATTTTTTATATGGTTCATTTTTTAATCATAAAAAGAAAATACAGAAAAAAATGAGGATAATCTCATCTCTTTGCATGTTTTCTCTGGTTTTTAGGCGCTCAAATCACTATAATCTCGCGCAACCTTTTTTTCCGCAAAAAAGCTTCTCTCGCATTCAAGTAGCTAGGATCACAATATTATGAGCGAAAAATATGTTGTAACGTGGGATATGTTGCAAATACATGCCCGTCAATTGGCGCAACGTTTACTACCAGTCGAACAATGGACAGGCATTATTGCCGTCAGTCGTGGGGGATTAGTTCCCGCTGCATTACTTGCTCGTGAATTAGGTATCCGTCATGTGGATACAGTCTGCATTTCTAGCTATGACCATGATCATCAGCGCGACCTCAAAATCTTAAAAAAAGCAGAAGGTGATGGTGAAGGCTTTATCGTTGTTGACGATTTAGTTGATACCGGTGGTACAGCTAAAGTTATTCGTGATATGTATCCAAAAGCCCACTTTGTGACTATTTTCGCAAAACCAGAAGGGCGCCCATTAGTGGATGATTTCGTGGTTGATATTCCACAAAATACTTGGATTGAACAGCCTTGGGATATGGGTGTTGCCTTTATTCCGCCAGTTTGCGATCAAAAATAATTTGATAACGTTTATTTGGCTGTTTTAATTAAGATCCTCGCCTTGGCGGGGATTTTTGTTTTTATGTTTTTATTCTTCTTTTGTATTATATCTTCGTGCGATCACTTGTCGTGATACACACCGTTCATGTTGATTTCATGCTATGATAAAGCCAGACTTTTTGGCCCCTTTTATTCGATATCGACTGATTTGAAGAGTGATATGGCAAATAATACAAACCTTTCTGAAACTCTATTTAAACCTAGAGCAAAACACGCTGAAACCTCAACACTAATTCAGTACACTCATCCAAAATCGAATATCAATACGTATACTGTACTTAATGGTGCAAGTCAGCAAAATTGGTATCGTACTATTCAGCGTTTACTTTGGATTTGGCGTGGTATATCACCTATCGAAATTGAAGAAGTTTTGAGCCGAATTGCTGTACATGATGCACCTCGTAGTGATGATAAATTTATTGATACTGTTGTGGGGTATCGCAAAGGTGGCTGGTCATATGAATGGTCACATCAAGCTATGATTTGGCAACAAAAAGCATTGCGAAAAGAGTCAGGAGATGCTGCCGCTGATTGTTGGTTGCGAGCTGCACATTTATATAGTATTGCTGCGTATCCTTTTATTAATGGTGATTTTTTAGCAGATCAGGCCGTTACTTTGTCGATGAAAGCATTTGAGAATGCGACAAAATTTTCCTCTTTTGAGGTGAAAAAACTCACATTTAAATTAGAAGGAAAGGGAACTACAACGGGTTTTCTGCATTTACCTAAAGATTGTAGAGGCCCATATCCCACAGTATTATTCTGCGGTGGGTTAGATGGTCTTCAAAGCGATTATGTCAGTTTCTTTAGGGATTATTTATCACCGAAAGGCATTGCAATGTTAACGCTAGATATGCCTTCAATCGGTTATTCGATAAAGCAAAAATTGACTGAAGATACCTGTCAGTTACAAGGCGAAGTTCTCAAGCAACTTTCTGAAGTACCTTGGGTTGATCATACTCGTGTGGGCGTAATGGGCTTTCGTTTTGGGGGAAATATTGCTGTACGTTTAGCTTATATCTACCCTAAATTAATTAAAGGTGTTGTTGCTTTAGGACCTTTAATTCATACATTCTTCACGCAATCTGAGCTACAGAAAAAAATTCCTGTGATGTATCTTGATGTATTAGCGAGTCGTTTAGGTTTATGGAATATTGATGAAAATAATCTTCGGCTGTCATTAAGCAGTTATTCACTGAAAAACCAAGGGCTGATTGGACGACGAATTCCAGTACCTATGATGGGTGTTTACTGGAAAGGTGATGAAATGAGCCCTAAAGAAGATTCTCAGTTAATAGCTCGTTCTTCTATGGATGGCGATATCTTAGCAATCAATGAAAAACCACTTTATGAAGGCTTAGAGCTCGCTTTACAAAAAAGTGCTGATTGGATCTATGACAAATTAATATAATTAATCATGAACAATAACTTGCTAATTATATTAGATTATATAACAGTAGAGTTTCTAAGGAGACTGAATTTATGACTTCATCTTTGAACCCTACCCGAGGTAAGTTATTAAAACGTTTTGCTCAAATCGGTCCTTATATCCGAGAGCAACAATGCCAAGAGAACCAGTTCTTTTTTGACTGTTTAGCTGTTTGTGTAAATAAGAAAGTCGTACCAGAAAAACGTGAGTTTTGGGGCTGGTGGATGGAATTAGAACGCAACAATGAACTGCTCATTTATCATTATCAAATAGGGCTATTCGATAAAAATGGTGATTGGATACATCAGAATATAAGTAAAAATGATGTTACTGAATCAATCAATGAAACACTGATCCGTTTTCATCAATTTCTTAAAACGGCAGCGAGTGAATTAGATATGACACTTATGCCAGATGAAAAAATGAACAAATTTCCACTTCCCATCCAGCCCTAATTTTGTGTTAGGGCAACTTTTCATAGATTTTGCGTTATGTCGGTTGGCATAACGCTTCTCTCCTGATAAAACTGTGTATTATCTTTTTAAATAATCAACAAGAATGGTAAATGTTATGAGTAGCAGCCAAACACTGGTTGTTAAATTAGGGACAAGTGTACTTACTGGTGGTTCACGACGTCTGGATCAGTCTCATATTGTTGAACTGGTTCGCCAATGCGCTAAACAACACGAAAAAGGTCACCGGATTATTATTGTTACTTCTGGTGCAATTGCAGCAGGGCGTGAATATTTGAATTATCCTGATTTACCCGCAACTATTGCTTCTAAGCAGTTACTTGCCGCGGTAGGCCAAAGCGCATTAATTCAAGTATGGAAACAATTATTTGCCATCTATGGTATTCATATTGGTCAGATGTTGTTAACACGAGCTGATATTGAAGATAGAGAACGCTTCTTAAATGCGCGTGATACATTACATGCATTATTAGATAATCGCATTATTCCCGTTATTAATGAAAACGATGCCGTTGCAACCGCAGAAATTAAAGTGGGTGATAACGATAATCTGTCTGCATTAGCCGCTATTTTAGGAAGTGCAGATAAGCTGTTATTGCTGACAGATATTGAAGGACTGTATACAGCTGATCCTCGTAGTAATCCTGAAGCAAAACTCATCCCCGAAGTATTTGATATCAATGATGAATTACGCGAAATGGCGGGTGATAGCGTATCTGGCTTGGGTACGGGTGGTATGGCAACAAAATTACAAGCAGCTACTGTTGCTGGGCGCGCAGGTATTGATGTTGTCATTGCAGCCGGTGTACAACCTGAAGTTATTGCTAAAGTTATCAATAATGAACCTGTAGGAACGTTATTCCATGGATTAGAAAGCCCACTCGAAGCACGTAAAAGATGGATTTTTGGTGCGCCAATTGCGGGGGTCATTATTGTTGATGAAGGGGCTGAAAAAGCAATTAAAGAAAAAGGTAGCTCCCTTTTACCAAAAGGTATTAAAGAGATAAAAGGCGATTTCTCTCGTGGATGTGTTATTCGCATTCAAAGTTTACAGGGTAAAGATCTCGCTCATGGTGTTGCCCATTATAATAGTGATGCACTGCGTTTAATTGCGGGACACCATTCACAAGAAATTAGTCAAATTTTAGGTTACGAGTATGGTAGTGTTGCTGTGCACCGTGACGATATGATTGTTAGCTAAGGAGCCTTCGATGTTAGAACAAATGGGTAAATCAGCAAGAGAAGCGTCTTGGCATTTAGCTCAATTATCGACAGAGCAAAAAAATCAGGCATTACTGGTTATGGCTGATTTATTAGAGCAACAAGAAGCTTCAATTCTTGCAGCCAACGAAAAAGATATGCAAGCAGCTCGTGAAGCCAATATTAATGCCGCGATGCTTGATCGTTTATTGCTGACTTCTGAACGTTTAAAAGCTATTGCTGATGATGTTCGACAAGTATGTCGCTTAGAAGATCCTGTGGGGCAAGTTATTGATGGCCGTATGTTAGACAGCGGTTTACGTTTAGAACGTCGCCGTGTACCGTTAGGTGTTGTTGGCGTTATTTATGAAGCTCGCCCTAATGTCACCATTGATGTTGCTTCATTATGTTTAAAAACCGGTAATGCTGCCATTCTTCGTGGCGGGAAAGAGACACATCATACCAATCAAGCCGTGGTTACCGTTATTCAACAAGCTTTAGAAAAATGTGGTATTCCTGCGGGAGCAATTCAGGCGATTGATAAACCTGATCGTGAGTTAGTCGCTAAAATGCTAAAAATGGATGAGTATATTGATATGCTTATTCCTCGCGGCGGAGCTGGATTACATAAATTATGTCGTGAACAATCAACGATCCCTGTTATCACTGGTGGGATTGGTGTTTGCCATACATTTGTTGATGAAAGTGCCGATTTAGAAAAAGCATTAACCGTTATCGTTAATGCCAAAGTACAACGGCCAAGCGCATGTAATTCGTTAGAAACACTCTTAGTGCATGAAAAAATTGCAGATATATTTTTACCACAGCTAAGTAATGCTATGGCTGCTCAAAAGGTCACTTTACACTCAAGCGAAACAGCGTTAGCTGGGCTGAAAAAAGGTGGAGCAACTGTTGTTGATGTAAAAGACGCAGATTATTGCGATGAATGGTTATCACTTGATCTAAATGTAGAAGTGGTCGGGGGCTTAACCGAGGCTATTAGTCATATTCGCCGCTATGGTACAGCGCATTCGGATGCTATTTTAACGCAATCTATTTCTAATGCTGATCGTTTTGTTCGTCAAGTTGATTCTGCCGCAGTGTATGTCAATGCAAGTACACGCTTTACAGATGGCGGGCAATTCGGCTTAGGGGCGGAAGTTGCTGTTAGTACGCAGAAATTACACGCCAGAGGCCCAATGGGATTAGATGCCTTAACGACTTACAAATGGATTGGTTACGGTGATAATACAATTCGTCGCTAATTATTGAGAATATTAAATAAGCCATACTTTTCTAAAGTGTGGCTTTATTTTTTTGTTACATCAGGTATGATGTTTCATACTTTACAGTATGTAAATTTTTAATTACACCCTAATGGGAACACACTATGGAGATAGTGCATTTTATGGAAAGTACAATTTACCTTATCGGACCTCGAGGTGCAGGGAAAACAACAGTAGGTAAAGCGCTTTCTCTCTCTTTAAATTATAGATTTATTGATACGGATTATTGGATAACCCAAAAATATCAACAAACTATATCCTCTATGGTGGAAGAGAAGGGTTGGGATTTCTTTCGTCAAATTGAATCAGACGCTCTTATTCAAGTAAGTCAACCTAATCAAGTTATTTCAACTGGTGGCGGTATGGTTTTGGCAGATAAAAATCGTGCTTATATGAAAACCTCAGGTGTTACAATTTATTTACAGGCCTCACTTGAAACATTAGTTGAACGTTTATCCCAAGATCCTAATGAAGCACAAAGACCTAGTTTGACAGGTAAAACATTAGTTTCAGAAATGCATGATGTTTTAATTAAGCGTGAACCTTTATACATGCAATGTGCAGATATTATTGTTGATGCGGGGTTATCTATTAATGAAATAATTGCGGTAATTCTCGCAAAACTTGCTAAATAATTAGGAAGTCGTCTGATATAAAGGGCAAAACAGAAGTCATCTATTTTATTTTCATCACATCCTATTTATAGTAAGACTAATTATAGCAAAATGAGATATGGATATGATGTTAATAGCGTTTTTTAAAACACTATTTAAATTCTTATTTAGAATAAGAATTGAAGGACTTGTTAATCAGTTTTCTCAATATGAAAAATGTATAATTACACCGAATCATACTTCTTTTATTGACGGTATATTATTACGTTTATTCCTACCTATTAATCCTGTGTTTGCTGTTTATACCTCAGTGGCTTCTGCAAAAACGACAAGATGGTTAGGTCGTTATGCTGATATTGTGCCTTTAGATCCCGCAAATCCAATGGCAGTGCGCCAATTAGTAAAAGAAGTCGATAAAGGTCGCCCTGTGGTGATTTTTCCTGAAGGAAGGATCACAGTAACAAATGGATTAATGAAAATTTATGAAGGGGCTGCTTTTATTGCAGCTAAATCAGGCGCTAAAGTTGTTCCTGTTAGGATTGAAGGTGCTGAATTTAGCTACTTTTCACGAGTACGCAAAAGTCTGCGAGTGAAATCTCATTTCTTTCCTAAAATCACAATCAAAGTACTTCCAGCCGTTGACTTACCGATGCCAAAAGCAGAAAAATCAGCTGA
This portion of the Proteus vulgaris genome encodes:
- the gpt gene encoding xanthine phosphoribosyltransferase produces the protein MSEKYVVTWDMLQIHARQLAQRLLPVEQWTGIIAVSRGGLVPAALLARELGIRHVDTVCISSYDHDHQRDLKILKKAEGDGEGFIVVDDLVDTGGTAKVIRDMYPKAHFVTIFAKPEGRPLVDDFVVDIPQNTWIEQPWDMGVAFIPPVCDQK
- the crl gene encoding sigma factor-binding protein Crl; this encodes MTSSLNPTRGKLLKRFAQIGPYIREQQCQENQFFFDCLAVCVNKKVVPEKREFWGWWMELERNNELLIYHYQIGLFDKNGDWIHQNISKNDVTESINETLIRFHQFLKTAASELDMTLMPDEKMNKFPLPIQP
- the pepD gene encoding beta-Ala-His dipeptidase — its product is MSELSTLSPQPLWDIFAKICSIPHPSHHEEALASHILSWASEKGLFAERDAVGNILIRKPATKGMEDRKTVVLQAHLDMVPQKNNDTVHDFTKDPIQPYVDGEWIKAKGTTLGADNGVGMASALAVLADDTVKHGPLEVLLTMTEETGMDGAFGLQPGWLQADILINTDSEEEGEIYMGCAGGIDVKTTVNLSYEAIPTGHIVKQLVLKGLNGGHSGGDIHLGLGNANKLLARFLAGHAEELSLKLIDFHGGTLRNAIPREANIVFAIPADKVSQLETVKAKFEALLKSELAIAEKNLKVELLDTTTDKKVFKADCQERLINLLNAMPNGVIRMSDDVEGVVETSLNVGVVSIVDDKVEILCLIRSLIDSGKTYVVSMLTALAKLANADIETKGGYPGWKPDADSPVMHLVRDTYQQLFDKVPNIMVIHAGLECGLFKKPYPDMDMVSIGPTIRGAHSPDERVHVKSVGQYWQLLTAILKAIPAK
- the proB gene encoding glutamate 5-kinase, translating into MSSSQTLVVKLGTSVLTGGSRRLDQSHIVELVRQCAKQHEKGHRIIIVTSGAIAAGREYLNYPDLPATIASKQLLAAVGQSALIQVWKQLFAIYGIHIGQMLLTRADIEDRERFLNARDTLHALLDNRIIPVINENDAVATAEIKVGDNDNLSALAAILGSADKLLLLTDIEGLYTADPRSNPEAKLIPEVFDINDELREMAGDSVSGLGTGGMATKLQAATVAGRAGIDVVIAAGVQPEVIAKVINNEPVGTLFHGLESPLEARKRWIFGAPIAGVIIVDEGAEKAIKEKGSSLLPKGIKEIKGDFSRGCVIRIQSLQGKDLAHGVAHYNSDALRLIAGHHSQEISQILGYEYGSVAVHRDDMIVS
- a CDS encoding TonB-dependent siderophore receptor — its product is MSNKNCVASVILALPLSLLSVQIHATVNQNTSEKIIVTAEPSQDPQSPVSGFIATKTLSTNKTPTEIEKTPQSITVITRDQMDAQDVSSVSQALRYTPGVFTEYRGSSNRNDEVFIRGYSYAPRFLDGLSYGMGASSSTGALDPWLLERVEVVRGPASVLYGQVNPGGLVAMTSKRPTATSIRHIQVRAGNDKLAETAFDFSGALSDDNRILYRLNGIAKTQHTQIKNYKEERFALAPAITFLPDEQTRLTLLSFIQQEPEAGYRNFLPAYGTVKKTPEGTIPFDFDVNNPDYHQSWRQQYGVGYEFEHEFSDSLKIIQNARYSHINQKYKYLVFGSLRKDNPYVLERRAQQEQRETDTLGIDTRLQSDFTTAKLNHTVIVGIDYQWSKDQDNLRRAMGSEYDLDWRDPNYNYPINMSLQKPATDQLQKRDQIGLYLQDQIQWQNWILLAGLRQDWAQVRTHDFLATTYDQQDDNKLTGRAGLLYAFDNGVSPYISYSTSFEPNLQTRRAPGSAAFEPSEGRQLEAGIKYLTPNQQTLATLSIYQLQQRNVTNYNAEKAYFEPVGEIRSRGIEAQVNSQLTENISLISSYAYTDTEVRETIIAGTQGKELPRVPKHMASFWGQYDETSGLFNGAKAGFGVRYVGVSQGDTKNTISVPAVTLYDAMIGYSLGELSPSLKGAEIQLNMNNIANKHYVASCAGDTACFYGIGRTMTATMNYRW
- the frsA gene encoding esterase FrsA; translated protein: MANNTNLSETLFKPRAKHAETSTLIQYTHPKSNINTYTVLNGASQQNWYRTIQRLLWIWRGISPIEIEEVLSRIAVHDAPRSDDKFIDTVVGYRKGGWSYEWSHQAMIWQQKALRKESGDAAADCWLRAAHLYSIAAYPFINGDFLADQAVTLSMKAFENATKFSSFEVKKLTFKLEGKGTTTGFLHLPKDCRGPYPTVLFCGGLDGLQSDYVSFFRDYLSPKGIAMLTLDMPSIGYSIKQKLTEDTCQLQGEVLKQLSEVPWVDHTRVGVMGFRFGGNIAVRLAYIYPKLIKGVVALGPLIHTFFTQSELQKKIPVMYLDVLASRLGLWNIDENNLRLSLSSYSLKNQGLIGRRIPVPMMGVYWKGDEMSPKEDSQLIARSSMDGDILAINEKPLYEGLELALQKSADWIYDKLI
- the dinB gene encoding DNA polymerase IV — protein: MRKIIHVDMDCFYAAIEMRDNPALKEIPIAVGGNASSRGVICTANYPARRFGVRSAMSTATALKLCPHLKVLPGRMALYKETSAKIRQIFSRYTHLIEPLSLDEAYLDVSESKHCHSSATLMAQEIRQQIFDELNLTASAGIAPIKFLAKIASDINKPNGQFVITPEQVDDFILKLPLNKIPGVGKVTFARLQEMGLETCADIRRTDVISLVKALGKFGQNLWERSHGIDEREINPDRLRKSVGVERTFAHDINSWDDCLALLDGLYHELEKRLTKVKPDLRIARQGVKLKFDDFQLTTQEHTHPILEKADLINIAYQAWHERRNGRGVRLIGFHVTLQDPQIERQLLLAL
- the aroL gene encoding shikimate kinase AroL; the protein is MESTIYLIGPRGAGKTTVGKALSLSLNYRFIDTDYWITQKYQQTISSMVEEKGWDFFRQIESDALIQVSQPNQVISTGGGMVLADKNRAYMKTSGVTIYLQASLETLVERLSQDPNEAQRPSLTGKTLVSEMHDVLIKREPLYMQCADIIVDAGLSINEIIAVILAKLAK
- a CDS encoding glutamate-5-semialdehyde dehydrogenase — its product is MLEQMGKSAREASWHLAQLSTEQKNQALLVMADLLEQQEASILAANEKDMQAAREANINAAMLDRLLLTSERLKAIADDVRQVCRLEDPVGQVIDGRMLDSGLRLERRRVPLGVVGVIYEARPNVTIDVASLCLKTGNAAILRGGKETHHTNQAVVTVIQQALEKCGIPAGAIQAIDKPDRELVAKMLKMDEYIDMLIPRGGAGLHKLCREQSTIPVITGGIGVCHTFVDESADLEKALTVIVNAKVQRPSACNSLETLLVHEKIADIFLPQLSNAMAAQKVTLHSSETALAGLKKGGATVVDVKDADYCDEWLSLDLNVEVVGGLTEAISHIRRYGTAHSDAILTQSISNADRFVRQVDSAAVYVNASTRFTDGGQFGLGAEVAVSTQKLHARGPMGLDALTTYKWIGYGDNTIRR